One part of the Lycium ferocissimum isolate CSIRO_LF1 chromosome 8, AGI_CSIRO_Lferr_CH_V1, whole genome shotgun sequence genome encodes these proteins:
- the LOC132066179 gene encoding F-box/LRR-repeat protein 25-like: MARGEDRLSDLPESILIHILSLLPDGKEVVRTSVLSKHWRILWKSVPVSLIYTDETPYLIASINRELFYWRSCHKIRKFSVTRFMYCKEYVKDVDLWVYFATIANVECFTLKLSSDYGGRYEFPEFAYKNKSLRNLVLRQLELNPIGSVNWTSLVSLSIKYIEFTDGVMEKCQAEKTDHKKLLRSARNISPLYANFATFGVLQ, translated from the exons ATGGCTAGAGGAGAAGACCGGCTCAGTGATTTGCCAGAGTCGATTCTAATTCACATACTCTCTTTGTTGCCTGACGGTAAAGAAGTTGTTAGAACGAGTGTATTGTCTAAACATTGGAGGATTCTTTGGAAATCCGTTCCTGTATCACTCATTTACACCGATGAAACTCCCTATCTCATTGCTTCCATCAATAGAGAGCTTTTTTATTGGAGGTCTTGccacaaaatcagaaaattcaGTGTAACACGCTTTATGTACTGCAAGGAATATGTTAAAGATGTTGATCTGTGGGTATACTTTGCAACAATTGCTAATGTTGAATGTTTTACACTTAAACTTTCTAGTGATTACGGTGGAAGGTATGAGTTTCCTGAATTTGCATATAAGAATAAGTCATTGAGGAATTTGGTTTTACGCCAACTTGAACTGAACCCTATTGGTAGTGTAAACTGGACTAGTCTCGTTTCTCTTTCAATTAAGTATATAGAATTCACAGATGGTGTTATGGAAAAG TGTCAAGCTGAGAAAACTGATCATAAAAAACTACTACGGTCAGCTCGAAATATCAGCCCCCTTTATGCAAACTTTGCAACTTTTGGGGTACTGCAATGA
- the LOC132067735 gene encoding putative F-box protein At1g49610 isoform X1, with protein MEMQKKIMARGDRLSDLPDSILIHILSMLPDGGKEVVRTGVLSTRWLSLWKSVPVSLDFDFPTTDSENATLDYLASIHRELYYWKSSHKIRRFSVWRLSYKERYAKDVDLWVHFATKLANVEHFELGFRSESHPKYELPQFAYKNVLLRNLALGNCQLNPTGSVNWTSLVSLSIGDVELTEGIMQKVLSGCPNLECLELDDVSGIHHLEISSVKLRELTIQDYFDDLWLVAPNIQKLELSGFCCEIRIRQRDVVSLVTAMLHLYFENNLEKKLSYLKELLHSVAHVENLKLGTYCIECLSILELKGWQFPPSSRKFLELTVAFEQLDFPGICSFLQSSLDLETLVIHWYDNRPRDLLSRYTNEDEQTRRFETHNFNCSFPHLKTVKIINFYGSVLPLVKYLLKHATVLEKFVIVAAFEKTDYESDASPDYVEMAQELLSFPRSSPHASVIFSF; from the exons ATGGAAATGCAGAAGAAAATCATGGCGAGAGGAGACCGACTCAGTGATTTGCCCGACTCAATTCTAATTCACATACTCTCTATGTTGCCTGACGGTGGTAAAGAAGTTGTTAGAACTGGTGTATTATCTACAAGATGGTTGTCTCTTTGGAAATCCGTTCCGGTATCACTTGATTTTGACTTCCCTACTACTGACAGCGAAAACGCCACTCTTGATTACCTAGCTTCCATACACAGAGAACTTTATTATTGGAAGTCTTCCCACAAAATCCGGAGATTTAGTGTATGGCGCCTTAGTTACAAGGAACGTTATGCTAAAGATGTTGATTTATGGGTACACTTTGCTACTAAACTTGCTAATGTTGAGCATTTTGAACTTGGATTTCGCTCAGAAAGTCACCCAAAATATGAGCTTCCTCAGTTTGCttataaaaatgtgttgttgagGAATTTGGCTCTAGGTAACTGTCAGTTAAACCCTACTGGTAGTGTTAATTGGACTAGTCTCGTTTCTCTTTCAATTGGTGACGTGGAATTGACGGAGGGTATCATGCAAAAGGTATTATCAGGCTGTCCTAACCTGGAGTGCTTGGAACTGGATGATGTTTCGGGCATACATCATTTGGAAATCAGCTCTGTGAAGCTGAGAGAATTGACCATACAAGACTACTTCGATGACCTTTGGCTCGTAGCCCCGAATATACAAAAATTGGAACTTTCGGGGTTCTGCTGTGAGATACGAATAAGACAGAGAGATGTGGTATCACTTGTTACTGCAATGCTTCATTTATATTTCGAAAACAACTTGGAGAAGAAACTTAGCTATTTGAAGGAACTTCTTCATAGTGTTGCCCATGTCGAGAATCTTAAATTGGGTACCTACTGCATCGAG TGCCTGTCTATCTTGGAGTTGAAAGGGTGGCAGTTTCCACCATCAAGCCGGAAATTCTTAGAACTTACAGTAGCCTTTGAACAGTTGGACTTCCCTGGAATTTGCAGCTTTCTACAGAGCTCATTGGATCTTGAGACATTGGTCATTCACTGGTACGATAACAGACCAAGA GACCTGTTGTCAAGGTACACAAATGAGGATGAACAGACCAGGAGGTTTGAGACACATAATTTTAACTGCTCGTTTCCACATCTGAAGACCGTTAAGATCATTAACTTTTATGGATCTGTGCTGCCATTGGTGAAATATTTGCTCAAGCATGCAACTGTGCTAGAAAAGTTTGTCATTGTTGCCGCATTCGAAAAGACGGATTATGAGAGTGATGCATCTCCGGATTATGTTGAAATGGCACAGGAGCTCCTAAGTTTTCCAAGATCCTCTCCGCACGCTTcagttatcttttctttttga
- the LOC132067735 gene encoding F-box/LRR-repeat protein 25-like isoform X2 yields MEMQKKIMARGDRLSDLPDSILIHILSMLPDGGKEVVRTGVLSTRWLSLWKSVPVSLDFDFPTTDSENATLDYLASIHRELYYWKSSHKIRRFSVWRLSYKERYAKDVDLWVHFATKLANVEHFELGFRSESHPKYELPQFAYKNVLLRNLALGNCQLNPTGSVNWTSLVSLSIGDVELTEGIMQKVLSGCPNLECLELDDVSGIHHLEISSVKLRELTIQDYFDDLWLVAPNIQKLELSGFCCEIRIRQRDVVSLVTAMLHLYFENNLEKKLSYLKELLHSVAHVENLKLGTYCIECLSILELKGWQFPPSSRKFLELTVAFEQLDFPGICSFLQSSLDLETLVIHWYDNRPRILVKCYNEGDLTALPFQKW; encoded by the exons ATGGAAATGCAGAAGAAAATCATGGCGAGAGGAGACCGACTCAGTGATTTGCCCGACTCAATTCTAATTCACATACTCTCTATGTTGCCTGACGGTGGTAAAGAAGTTGTTAGAACTGGTGTATTATCTACAAGATGGTTGTCTCTTTGGAAATCCGTTCCGGTATCACTTGATTTTGACTTCCCTACTACTGACAGCGAAAACGCCACTCTTGATTACCTAGCTTCCATACACAGAGAACTTTATTATTGGAAGTCTTCCCACAAAATCCGGAGATTTAGTGTATGGCGCCTTAGTTACAAGGAACGTTATGCTAAAGATGTTGATTTATGGGTACACTTTGCTACTAAACTTGCTAATGTTGAGCATTTTGAACTTGGATTTCGCTCAGAAAGTCACCCAAAATATGAGCTTCCTCAGTTTGCttataaaaatgtgttgttgagGAATTTGGCTCTAGGTAACTGTCAGTTAAACCCTACTGGTAGTGTTAATTGGACTAGTCTCGTTTCTCTTTCAATTGGTGACGTGGAATTGACGGAGGGTATCATGCAAAAGGTATTATCAGGCTGTCCTAACCTGGAGTGCTTGGAACTGGATGATGTTTCGGGCATACATCATTTGGAAATCAGCTCTGTGAAGCTGAGAGAATTGACCATACAAGACTACTTCGATGACCTTTGGCTCGTAGCCCCGAATATACAAAAATTGGAACTTTCGGGGTTCTGCTGTGAGATACGAATAAGACAGAGAGATGTGGTATCACTTGTTACTGCAATGCTTCATTTATATTTCGAAAACAACTTGGAGAAGAAACTTAGCTATTTGAAGGAACTTCTTCATAGTGTTGCCCATGTCGAGAATCTTAAATTGGGTACCTACTGCATCGAG TGCCTGTCTATCTTGGAGTTGAAAGGGTGGCAGTTTCCACCATCAAGCCGGAAATTCTTAGAACTTACAGTAGCCTTTGAACAGTTGGACTTCCCTGGAATTTGCAGCTTTCTACAGAGCTCATTGGATCTTGAGACATTGGTCATTCACTGGTACGATAACAGACCAAGA ATATTGGTGAAATGTTACAATGAGGGGGACTTGACTGCCTTACCTTTTCAAAAATGGTAA